One part of the Bdellovibrio bacteriovorus genome encodes these proteins:
- a CDS encoding cation-transporting ATPase, translating into MKSIFLSLMLLLNAPAAFAWSVESAVGTGPRGEFQDTVTLYCRPDETLCQEVCKSQNSCWKEQELCFNCLGTTNPILRTVFTEIDRLYRNNQRVLPAAEVARVFTKDHIFVAAKSIYNFYSAIDNQEVMARFQGLCPTGTGQPLIVLEKNKFQEPSRIKFIVCEGTGQYNQGMYVLEYNPQVETGTNNEIKVNSKP; encoded by the coding sequence ATGAAATCGATTTTTCTGTCCCTGATGCTTCTTTTGAACGCCCCAGCAGCCTTTGCCTGGTCGGTTGAATCCGCTGTCGGCACTGGTCCTCGCGGCGAATTCCAGGACACCGTCACTCTTTACTGCCGTCCCGACGAAACCCTGTGCCAGGAAGTTTGCAAATCCCAGAATTCATGCTGGAAAGAGCAGGAGCTTTGCTTCAACTGCCTGGGCACCACCAACCCGATCCTGCGCACCGTGTTTACCGAGATCGACCGCCTGTACCGCAACAATCAGCGCGTTCTGCCTGCAGCGGAAGTGGCCCGAGTGTTCACAAAGGATCACATCTTTGTGGCCGCCAAAAGCATCTATAACTTCTATTCCGCCATCGACAATCAGGAAGTGATGGCAAGATTCCAAGGGCTGTGCCCGACCGGCACCGGGCAACCGCTGATTGTCCTGGAAAAAAACAAGTTTCAGGAACCTTCCCGGATCAAATTCATAGTTTGCGAAGGGACCGGCCAATACAACCAGGGAATGTACGTTTTGGAGTACAACCCTCAAGTGGAAACCGGAACCAACAACGAAATTAAAGTGAACAGTAAACCTTAA
- a CDS encoding protease, which produces MTNLMKFAAVAMLLISAQSANAISLRFKFKTFSSGPDIYACNAGLKHNASAHKACYFEDTQIACTAGTCTDATCHTRCVCTNDNGGEYLMDYMKGQYSSWNTGDAKWNTNWTATTRQAGQGSFATLVNHEDAFSNRIKELSFNLGSELYGAEYFVDICYRGPQIEYWEDNVVANFSLLAQVSATDFVATGVNPGDNNPDGPGFNHGRDGLNMTPNIKYTTLSGLTVESYTVCDLQGMNTFKYARNNANQYNMLDNEAKFSDWNAPQNGGGDFFTGTNQPTTLNGAKDLYNTWINQNTKTPRFCRVRYVFKETNHAAAIKNLRKWQRHGAEMCTYTKIEEGAAN; this is translated from the coding sequence ATGACTAACTTGATGAAATTTGCAGCGGTAGCCATGCTACTGATCTCTGCACAAAGCGCGAACGCAATCTCTTTGCGTTTCAAATTCAAAACCTTCAGCTCTGGTCCAGACATCTACGCTTGTAATGCTGGTTTGAAGCACAATGCATCCGCTCACAAAGCGTGCTACTTCGAAGACACTCAGATCGCTTGTACTGCGGGTACTTGTACTGATGCTACCTGCCACACTCGTTGCGTTTGCACTAACGACAACGGTGGTGAGTACCTGATGGACTACATGAAGGGTCAATACAGCTCTTGGAACACTGGCGATGCTAAATGGAACACAAACTGGACAGCGACTACCCGTCAAGCTGGTCAGGGTTCTTTCGCAACTTTGGTAAACCACGAAGATGCATTCTCTAACCGTATCAAAGAACTGAGCTTCAACCTTGGTTCCGAGCTTTATGGTGCTGAGTACTTCGTTGATATCTGCTACCGTGGCCCTCAGATTGAGTACTGGGAAGACAACGTAGTTGCTAACTTCAGCCTGTTGGCTCAGGTTTCTGCAACTGACTTCGTTGCTACTGGCGTTAACCCAGGTGACAACAACCCAGACGGTCCAGGTTTCAACCACGGTCGTGATGGTTTGAACATGACTCCAAACATCAAGTACACGACTTTGTCCGGCTTGACTGTTGAGTCTTACACTGTGTGCGACCTTCAAGGCATGAACACATTCAAATACGCTCGCAACAACGCTAACCAGTACAACATGCTGGATAACGAAGCGAAGTTCTCTGACTGGAATGCTCCACAAAACGGTGGCGGTGACTTCTTCACTGGTACAAACCAGCCAACCACTTTGAATGGTGCTAAAGACCTTTACAACACATGGATCAACCAAAACACAAAAACTCCACGCTTCTGCCGTGTACGTTATGTGTTCAAAGAGACAAATCATGCTGCTGCCATCAAAAACCTGAGAAAATGGCAACGTCACGGTGCTGAAATGTGTACTTACACTAAAATCGAAGAAGGCGCTGCGAACTAA